A stretch of the Saccharolobus caldissimus genome encodes the following:
- the merB gene encoding organomercurial lyase → MNEEILNKITSQRPTNFKIIEQDGKEIYVYCALDVLLYAALTCHDIIVETILSGENTRFKLDTNSELILSFINPHDAEKLSPSYNAPSTICPYSRFFANLEEFEIWRNTLPEEIKHLVIPISVKEALSIIKRYVISSLDNW, encoded by the coding sequence ATGAACGAAGAGATTCTCAATAAGATAACTTCACAGAGACCAACTAACTTTAAGATAATTGAGCAGGATGGTAAGGAAATATATGTCTATTGCGCATTAGATGTACTTCTATACGCTGCACTTACTTGTCATGATATTATAGTAGAAACTATATTATCGGGTGAAAATACTAGGTTTAAATTAGATACCAACAGTGAACTTATATTATCATTTATAAATCCACATGATGCAGAAAAACTTTCACCTTCATATAATGCGCCATCAACTATTTGCCCTTATTCAAGATTTTTCGCTAATTTAGAGGAATTCGAAATCTGGAGGAACACTCTTCCAGAGGAGATTAAACATCTAGTTATTCCCATAAGCGTAAAAGAGGCCCTCTCCATAATTAAAAGATACGTTATCTCTTCATTAGATAATTGGTGA
- the merA gene encoding mercury(II) reductase encodes MKKYDLLIIGCGASGFAAAIKASELTEGKIKIGMVCKGLLGGTCVNVGCVPSKYLIEIANKYFLSRKKFIGLELSAKINFTDIMSGLKKVIKELREEKYEKVLNYYSNVDLIKGDAAFIEPNRIRVNTEKGEQELSGSKIIIGVGSRPAIPPIQGLQNVGYITSDTVWDLKELPHSLLVIGGGAIGLEIGQALARLGSEVTVVEVMDRILPSPYFEPEISYALTDYLEDEGLNIYTKSTVTMVSKEGDTKVVEINTKRGKQRVEVDEILVATGRRPNTGNLGLEKAGIATDQKGYILVDKFLQTSNPIVYAAGDCIAKSLMLETLAAKEGVLAATNAIKGNIETIDYSTTPIVVFTDPQVASVGLTEDELMKREKVCSCRILKLDYVAKARLIGDTRGFVKLVVNPKDGTVVGVHILSPLASEIIMEGVMLVKNKVKLEELVETTHVFPTISESIKLAAQSFIRDPSRMSCCVE; translated from the coding sequence TTGAAGAAATATGATCTTTTAATTATAGGTTGTGGGGCAAGCGGATTTGCTGCTGCAATAAAAGCTTCAGAACTTACAGAGGGTAAGATTAAAATAGGGATGGTATGCAAGGGATTATTGGGTGGAACATGCGTTAATGTAGGTTGTGTCCCAAGTAAATATTTAATAGAAATTGCAAATAAATATTTCTTATCCAGAAAAAAATTTATTGGATTAGAATTATCGGCAAAAATAAATTTCACTGATATTATGAGTGGATTAAAAAAGGTTATTAAGGAATTAAGAGAAGAGAAGTATGAGAAAGTTCTTAATTATTATTCCAATGTGGATTTAATAAAAGGAGATGCAGCTTTCATTGAACCTAATAGAATAAGAGTTAATACAGAAAAAGGAGAACAAGAATTAAGTGGTTCTAAAATTATAATAGGGGTAGGTTCTAGACCAGCAATACCTCCTATACAAGGACTTCAAAATGTAGGTTATATAACAAGTGATACGGTTTGGGATTTAAAAGAACTTCCACATTCTCTATTAGTGATAGGAGGTGGAGCTATAGGACTTGAAATAGGACAAGCTTTAGCTAGATTAGGATCTGAGGTTACAGTAGTAGAGGTTATGGATAGAATACTGCCTAGTCCTTATTTTGAACCAGAAATTAGCTATGCATTAACTGATTATTTAGAAGATGAAGGACTAAATATTTACACTAAATCTACAGTGACTATGGTTAGTAAAGAGGGGGACACGAAAGTAGTAGAGATTAATACTAAGCGTGGAAAACAAAGAGTAGAAGTGGATGAGATATTAGTAGCTACAGGACGTAGACCTAATACAGGGAATTTAGGGCTTGAAAAAGCTGGAATAGCAACAGATCAAAAAGGCTATATTTTAGTAGATAAATTCTTACAAACATCTAACCCTATAGTATATGCTGCTGGCGATTGCATAGCTAAAAGTTTAATGCTTGAAACTCTTGCAGCCAAGGAAGGTGTATTAGCAGCTACTAACGCCATAAAAGGGAATATAGAAACCATAGATTATTCCACCACACCAATAGTAGTATTCACAGATCCTCAAGTTGCTTCTGTTGGTTTAACGGAAGATGAACTTATGAAGAGGGAAAAAGTATGCTCTTGTAGAATCTTAAAATTAGATTATGTTGCTAAAGCTAGGTTAATCGGAGATACTAGAGGTTTCGTTAAACTAGTTGTTAATCCTAAAGATGGTACAGTAGTTGGTGTTCACATCCTTTCTCCCCTAGCCTCTGAAATAATAATGGAAGGCGTAATGCTTGTAAAAAATAAAGTTAAATTAGAAGAATTAGTAGAAACTACTCATGTATTTCCGACAATATCAGAAAGCATAAAGTTAGCTGCACAATCCTTTATCAGAGATCCATCTAGGATGAGCTGCTGCGTGGAGTGA
- a CDS encoding C2H2-type zinc finger protein, with translation MAKEEYKCEACGMTFKSKEEAEKHMREHHSHKHHGHSHEHCC, from the coding sequence ATGGCAAAAGAGGAATACAAATGTGAGGCATGCGGAATGACATTCAAATCAAAAGAAGAAGCAGAGAAACACATGAGAGAACATCATTCCCATAAACATCATGGCCATTCTCACGAACATTGTTGTTAA
- a CDS encoding heavy metal translocating P-type ATPase — protein sequence MTTQNKELRIERFYVGGMACSFCASTIEKGLSKVNGVESARVFLESGEVIIKYDKSLVSPELLKKEIERLGYYVFDKTLDSSAVLKDSKRRALISWLLTIISFLLTLPVMINVYTLPYYVFYINILIVTFCLFYIALPIHEGALNALRKGILNEHVLYGVAGISAYILDLIGILNPNLRTFLFISALLTSLHLTSGWMGAILRYKAEKALSKIVELRPPIAHLINGRDVPITQLRKGDVVIVKPGEKIPLDGVVIDGESEVSEAIITGESEPVVKKVGDIVIGGSTNGNGYLTIRITNDYSTSYLTRILGLVNEAKQGKSRMMTFFDKVVDRIWVPFVLTISFLTFLSWLIVGHWVYGVINALLVMVIGYPCAIGFSYPSVGLSLYEKYINLGILIKNINILEKFSNIKAIILDKTGTLTYGLPIVKEFYGDIKALTYAASIERFSSHPIAKAIIQYAEKKGIKFLEVKNFREIIGKGVMGEIEGNKVFIGRREAANCDVNNEDINIVICINGRLVGGFIIKDVLRSDAEEFVKEIRKLGINPIMLSGDKENIVKIVAESIGIKEFYGNLSPEDKVKIVKAIREKLNGNIMMIGDGINDGGALAFSDISVAMGNAVDISKNVADIILVGNNFSSLLLMLKKRKRLAKAPALNVIIALSYNAIGIPLAILGILSGPLAMLIMILSLISVFTNARLATIYA from the coding sequence ATGACAACTCAGAATAAAGAGTTAAGAATAGAAAGGTTTTATGTAGGGGGCATGGCTTGTAGTTTTTGTGCTTCAACAATAGAGAAAGGATTAAGTAAAGTTAACGGTGTGGAATCTGCAAGAGTTTTTCTAGAATCTGGAGAGGTTATAATTAAATATGATAAATCCTTAGTTAGCCCAGAATTATTAAAAAAAGAAATAGAGAGATTAGGTTATTATGTTTTTGATAAAACTCTTGATTCATCAGCAGTATTGAAAGATTCTAAGAGAAGGGCTCTAATAAGCTGGCTCTTAACGATAATTTCATTTCTATTAACCTTGCCTGTGATGATAAATGTATACACATTACCCTATTACGTATTTTATATTAACATACTAATTGTAACGTTTTGTTTGTTTTACATTGCGTTACCTATTCATGAAGGAGCTTTAAACGCATTAAGAAAGGGAATCTTAAACGAGCATGTTTTATATGGAGTAGCGGGAATTTCCGCGTATATTTTAGATCTCATTGGCATTCTAAATCCTAATCTTAGGACATTCCTTTTCATTTCTGCTCTGCTTACTTCTTTACATCTGACTTCAGGGTGGATGGGTGCTATATTACGATATAAAGCAGAAAAAGCTTTATCAAAAATTGTAGAACTTAGACCTCCAATTGCACATTTAATTAATGGTAGAGACGTTCCTATAACCCAATTAAGAAAAGGAGATGTGGTTATCGTTAAGCCTGGTGAGAAAATACCGTTAGATGGAGTGGTAATAGATGGAGAAAGTGAAGTATCTGAGGCTATAATAACTGGAGAGTCCGAGCCAGTAGTTAAGAAAGTTGGAGATATCGTAATAGGAGGCTCTACTAACGGCAATGGGTATTTAACAATTAGGATAACTAATGACTATTCAACTAGTTATTTGACAAGAATCCTTGGATTAGTAAATGAAGCTAAACAAGGAAAATCCAGAATGATGACATTTTTCGATAAGGTTGTAGATAGAATATGGGTTCCATTTGTTTTAACGATTTCTTTCTTAACATTTCTTAGTTGGCTAATTGTAGGCCATTGGGTATATGGAGTTATAAACGCATTATTAGTTATGGTAATAGGCTATCCTTGTGCAATAGGCTTCTCTTATCCTTCAGTAGGTCTTTCATTATATGAAAAATATATAAATTTAGGAATTCTCATAAAAAATATTAATATTTTAGAAAAATTTAGTAACATAAAGGCTATAATTTTAGATAAGACCGGAACTTTAACTTATGGTTTACCAATAGTAAAGGAGTTTTATGGTGATATTAAAGCTTTAACTTATGCAGCTTCTATCGAGAGATTTTCTTCACATCCTATTGCAAAAGCAATAATACAATATGCTGAGAAAAAAGGTATTAAATTTTTAGAAGTTAAAAACTTCAGAGAAATAATCGGAAAAGGAGTTATGGGAGAGATAGAAGGAAATAAGGTATTTATTGGAAGGAGAGAAGCTGCGAATTGTGATGTAAATAATGAAGATATAAATATAGTAATTTGTATTAACGGAAGACTGGTAGGGGGATTTATAATTAAAGACGTTCTTAGAAGTGATGCAGAAGAATTTGTAAAAGAAATTAGAAAGCTCGGAATAAATCCAATAATGCTTAGTGGAGATAAGGAGAACATAGTTAAAATAGTTGCAGAGAGTATTGGCATAAAAGAGTTTTATGGAAATTTATCACCAGAGGATAAAGTAAAAATTGTTAAGGCTATTAGAGAGAAATTAAACGGAAATATTATGATGATTGGAGATGGGATTAATGATGGTGGAGCCTTAGCATTCTCTGATATATCAGTTGCCATGGGTAATGCTGTAGATATATCTAAAAATGTAGCGGACATTATATTGGTGGGTAATAATTTTAGCTCTCTACTTTTGATGCTTAAAAAGAGGAAGAGATTAGCTAAAGCTCCGGCATTAAATGTTATAATAGCATTGTCTTATAATGCAATAGGAATACCGTTAGCTATTTTAGGTATATTAAGTGGACCCTTAGCAATGTTAATAATGATATTAAGTTTAATTTCAGTATTTACTAATGCTAGACTAGCTACGATATATGCCTAA